A window of the Bos indicus x Bos taurus breed Angus x Brahman F1 hybrid chromosome X, Bos_hybrid_MaternalHap_v2.0, whole genome shotgun sequence genome harbors these coding sequences:
- the MORF4L2 gene encoding mortality factor 4-like protein 2, which yields MSSRKQGSQTRGHQSAEEDNFKKPTRSNMQRSKMRGSSGKKTAGPQQKNLEAALPGRWGGRSAENPPSGSVRKTRRNKQKTPGNGDGGSTSEAPQPPRKKRARADPTVESEDAFKNRMEVKVKIPEELKPWLVEDWDLVTRQKQLFQLPAKKNVDTILEEYANCKRSQGNVDNKEYAVNEVVGGIKEYFNVMLGTQLLYKFERPQYAEILLAHPDAPMSQVYGAPHLLRLFVRIGAMLAYTPLDEKSLALLLGYLHDFLKYLAKNAASLFTASDYKVASAEYHRKAL from the coding sequence ATGAGTTCCAGAAAGCAGGGTTCTCAAACCCGTGGACACCAATCTGCCGAAGAAGACAATTTCAAAAAACCAACTAGAAGCAATATGCAAAGAAGTAAAATGAGAGGGTCCTCTGGAAAGAAGACAGCTGGTCCCCAGCAGAAGAATCTGGAAGCAGCACTCCCAGGGAGATGGGGGGGTCGCTCTGCTGAGAACCCCCCATCAGGGTCGGTGAGGAAGACCAGAAGGAACAAACAGAAGACCCCTGGGAATGGAGATGGTGGCAGCACCAGCGAAGCACCCCAGCCACCTCGGAAGAAAAGGGCCCGGGCAGACCCCACAGTTGAAAGTGAGGATGCTTTCAAGAATAGAATGGAAGTTAAGGTGAAGATTCCTGAAGAATTAAAACCATGGCTTGTTGAGGACTGGGACTTAGTCACCAGGCAGAAGCAACTTTTCCAACTCCCAGCCAAGAAAAACGTGGATACTATTTTGGAAGAATACGCCAACTGCAAAAGATCGCAAGGCAATGTTGACAACAAGGAGTATGCAGTTAATGAGGTGGTGGGAGGGATAAAAGAGTATTTCAACGTGATGTTGGGCACCCAGCTGCTCTACAAATTTGAGAGGCCCCAGTATGCTGAAATTCTCTTGGCTCACCCTGATGCGCCGATGTCCCAGGTTTATGGGGCACCACACCTCCTGAGATTATTTGTAAGAATTGGGGCAATGTTGGCATACACGCCCCTTGATGAGAAGAGCCTTGCATTATTGTTGGGCTATTTGCATGATTTCCTGAAATACCTGGCAAAAAATGCTGCGTCCCTGTTCACTGCCAGCGATTATAAAGTGGCTTCTGCTGAGTACCACCGCAAAGCCCTGTGA